The Phormidium yuhuli AB48 DNA window TCTTCTGTTCCATCTCCGAGGCGTTGCAAGAACACCCGGAACTGGTGAGAAAATACATGGGTAGTGTGGTTCCCGTCGCTGATAACTACTTCGCCGCCCTCAACTCCGCTGTCTTCACCGATGGGTCTTTCGTCTTTGTTCCCAAAGGCGTAACCTGTCCTATGGACCTGTCTACCTACTTCCGTATTAACAACGGTGAGTCGGGACAGTTCGAGCGGACTCTGATTGTCGCCGAAGAAGGGGCCTCCGTGACCTACCTCGAAGGCTGCACCGCCCCCATGTTCGATACGAACCAACTCCATGCTGCTGTGGTGGAACTGGTGACCTTGGACGATGCGGAGATTAAATACTCCACCGTGCAAAACTGGTTCGCTGGGGACGAAAATGGTAAAGGCGGAATTTACAACTTCGTCACCAAGCGGGGACTCTGTAAAGGCAAAAACTCCAAAATCTCCTGGACTCAGGTGGAAACTGGGTCTGCGATTACCTGGAAGTATCCCAGTTGTGTCCTGGTGGGCGACAACTCCGTCGGTGAGTTCTACTCGGTGGCCCTAACCAACAACCTGCAACAGGCTGATACGGGAACCAAGATGGTGCATATTGGCAAAAATACCAAAAGCACGATCATCTCCAAGGGAATTTCCTCTGGGAAGTCCAAAAACAGCTATCGCGGTTTGGTGAAGATGGGACCGAAGGCGGATGGGGCCCGCAATTATTCTCAATGTGACTCGATGTTGATTGGGGATAATGCTGAGGCTAACACCTTCCCCTATATCGATGTTCAGAACAATCTGGCCAAGGTGGAACATGAAGCCTCGACCTCTAAGATTGGTGAAGACCAGTTGTTCTATTTCGCTCAACGGGGTATCTCGGAAGAGGATGCGGTGTCCATGATTATTAGTGGGTTCTGCCGCGATGTTTTCAATGAGTTACCCATGGAGTTTGCGGCGGAAGCAGATAAACTTCTGAGTCTGAAGCTTGAAGGCGCTGTGGGTTAATTGAGTCTGGGTTCCGTCATTCGTTGGGGTGGCGGAACCACGTAGGGGCAATCCCTTGTGGTTGCCCGAGTCCACAGAGTTTTTTTGAGTTTTTTGGTGAGATAATTAGAGATGGAAAACTCTGATTTTTCAGAGAATTTAGAAGACTTTGAAGGCGATTATCTTGAAACGAACTTACAGTTAAAACTGGCTTCGATGAAGTTAGAACTTTCTCAAGTGGAACAAGAAGTTCAGGCAATCAAAAATTTGTCAACTAATTATCCACAGAAGAGCAAGCGGATCATCAAGATAAAACTTAGAAGTCTTCATGACTATTTCGAGAGCTTGCAAGAAGAAGCGAAAGAGTGTCAAGACGTAATCAATTCTGGGTTTACTCGGCTCGATAGCTTTGATGAGGAAAAGCCCTAGACCTCTGAACGAAGTTCAGTTCAATCCAAACTATACCCCCAATTTACCACCACCAATTCTCAAGCATTACCTTTGAATTAAACCACCATGATTGTTGAAAATAGCGACGTTATTCTTTCGGTTAAAAACCTCAATGCGACCGTTGAGGGAACGCCAATCCTCAAAGACCTGAATTTGGAAATTAAGGCGGGGGAAATCCACGCCATTATGGGACCGAATGGGTCTGGGAAAAGTACCTTTTCTAAAATTCTCGCCGGACATCCCGATTACGAGGTCACCAGCGGTGAAGTGATTTATAAGGGGCAAAACCTGCTAGACCTCGAAGCCGATGAACGGGCGACGGCGGGGGTGTTCCTGGCGTTCCAATATCCCATTGAGATTCCTGGGGTCAGTAATTTGGACTTCCTGCGGGTGGCCTATAACTCCCATCGCAAAGCTAAGGGATTAGAAGAAGTCGATACCTTTGATTTTGAGGATTTGGTTGAGGAAAAACTGGAGATTGTGAAGATGCGGGCGGAGTTCTTGAACCGCAGCGTCAATGAGGGCTTCTCCGGTGGGGAGAAAAAACGCAATGAGATTTTGCAAATGGCCTTGCTGGAACCCACCTTGGCGATTCTCGATGAAACGGATTCTGGGCTGGATATTGATGCCCTGAAAACCGTTGCCGGTGGTGTGAATCAGTTGGCTAAGCCGGATAATTGCACCCTGATGATTACCCACTATCAACGGTTGCTCGATTATATTGTTCCCGATTTTGTCCATATTATGTATGATGGACGGATTTTGACCACTGGGGATAAAGATTTAGCCCTGAAACTGGAAGACCAGGGTTACGATTGGGCGATCGCCGAATTTGCAGCGGTGGGAGTGTAAGACCATTATGAGTTTGAAAACAATCACCAAAAACAATGTGACGTCCTTGGCTGAGTTGGTGAACCTGCGTCAGCCCGTGCTGAGTGATGGCGAGGTTCTCAACCCAATTCGCGATCGCCACCAGGCCCGCCTCCACGAATTGGCCCTCCCCACCACTCGGGATGAAGCCTGGCGCTTCACGGACTTATCGGCCCTAACTCAAGTCAACTTCACCCCAGCCCCCAGCCTCAGCCTGGAGGCCAGTCAGATTGAGTTAAACCAACTTCCCGAAGCCCCCGAGAGTCGTGTCGTCTTCGTCAATGGACGCTACAGCGATCGCCTCTCCCAACAAGAGGCCTTACCCGAGGGCCTCTATGCGGGAAACCTCGCCAACCTTCCCCCGGACCAAAAAGCTAAACTGGGAGACTACTTGGCAAAACAGCCGGGCCAGGAAGAAGTCTTCACCGCCCTAAACAGTGCCAGTTTCCAAGATGTAGCCGTCATTTGGTTGCGTCGTGGAACGGTCGTGGACGTTCCTCTGCAACTGTTGTTTGTCTCAGTTCCCGAGGACTCGGCCATGCTGACGCAGCCGCGCTGTCTGGTGGTGGCTGAGGCCAACAGTCATCTCACCCTCGTCGAGGAGTTCGTCTCCACCGTTGAAGGCTGTCCCGATTCCCAGGCCATGGCCTATTTCAACAATGCGGTGACGGAGATGTGGCTAGAGGACAATGCGGAATTAACCCATGTGCGTCTACAACGGGATCATGGGTCTGCCTTCCATATCGGCAAAACCGCCGTCACCCAAGCGCGAGATAGCCGTTACGCCTGTCATACCCTGAATTTGGGGTCGCAACTCTCTCGCCAAAATCTGGATGTCTATCAAACCGGGCCGGGAACCCAAACCACTCTCAATGGTTTAACCTTAATTGGTAAGGCCCAAACCTCCGACATCCACAGCACGGTGATTTACGACCATCCCCATGGAACCGTGAACCAACTCCATAAATGTATTGTGGGAGATAAAGGTCACGCCATCTTTGATGGTCGGGTTGTCGTCCGCAAAAAGGCCCAACTCACCGACGCCAAGCAACTCAACCGCAATCTCTTGTTGTCTCCCAAGGCCCGAGTCAACACGAAACCCCAGTTAGAGATTGTGGCGGATGATGTCAAATGCAGCCACGGCGCCACCGTCAGCCAACTTGAAGCGGACGAGGTATTTTATCTGCAAAGTCGCGGCTTAGACAAAACCACCAGCCAAAATCTCCTAGTCGATGCCTTCGCCGCCGAAATCCTGCAAGAGATTCCCGTAGAATCCCTACGAACGGCGATCGGCCAATGTGTCGCCTGTCGCACCATTAGTTATTAATAAGTAAAGGTAAGGGGCAAAGATGCCTCTTACCTATTGCCTGTTGCCTCTTGCCTTCTTCCCCCTATGACCCTCGCCACCGCCCAAACCCTAGCCGATCGCACCCGCGCTGACTTCCCGATTCTGCATCAGGAGGTCAATGGTAAACCTCTGGTGTATCTGGACAACGCCGCCACCTCTCAAAAGCCCAAAGCGGTGATTGAGGCCTTGTCCCACTACTACAGTCAGGATAATTCCAACGTCCACCGTGGCGTTCATGCCCTCAGTGCCCGGGCCACAGATAACTATGAAGGGACTCGGGATAAAATCGTCCGTTTTATCAATGCCCAGTCTCGCAATGAAATCGTCTTCACCCGCAATGCGAGTGAAGCGATTAACTTGGTGGCCTATTCCTGGGGTATGAATCACCTGAAGGCGGGGGATGAGATTATCCTGTCGGTGATGGAACACCACAGCAACTTGATTCCTTGGCAAATGGTGGCCCAACGGACGGGGGCGGTGTTGAAGTTTGTGGGCTTGACGGAGACTCAGGAGTTCGATTTTGAACAGTATCAGTCTCTGCTATCGGAAAAGACGAAACTGGTGGCGGTCGTTCATGTCTCCAATACCCTCGGCTGTATTAACCCGGTGAAGGAGATTGGGGAACTGGCCCATCGCCAGGGGGCTAAGGTTCTCATTGATGCCTGTCAGAGTCTGCCTCATATGCCCATCGATGTCCAGGACCTCGATTGTGACTGGCTGGTGGGTTCCGGTCATAAAATGTGTGCGCCGACGGGGATTGGTTTTCTCTATGGCAAATTGGCCCTATTGGAGTCCATGCCGCCCTTCCTGGGGGGTGGAGAGATGATTGCGGAGGTGGAACTCAACTCCTTTACCTGTGCTGAACTTCCCCATAAGTTTGAAGCCGGAACCCCGGCGATTGGGGAGGCGATCGCCCTGGGGGCAGCCATCGATTATCTCATGGACATCGGCATGGAGGCGATCGCCGACTATGAACATGAACTCTGCCGCTATCTCTACGAAAAACTCGCCACGGTCCCCGGCTTAACCCTCTACGGGCCCAACCCCCAAGCCGACGGCAGTGGACGGGCCGCCCTGGCCTCCTTCACCTCTGCCGATGTCCATGCCAACGACCTCTCAACCCTTCTCGATGAGTCAGGAGTGGCGATTCGCACCGGACATCACTGCACCCAGCCCCTGCACAAACTCCTTCAACAAACCTCAACGGCCCGGGCCAGCCTCTATTTCTACAACACTCACGCCGAGATTGACACCTTCGTTGCCAGTCTCACAGACACCATCAACTTCTTTCAGAGCATCATGGGGTAGAACGAGGGGCGCATAGAAATAGTGACACGCCCCTGGTAGTCTTCGTGGGGTGGGTTAGATATCTTTCTCGCCCAACTCACGAATCATGTGGTCAAACGGCTCATCGATGAAGCTGGTTTCAATCCCGGCTTCGGCGACTTTTGCCTTAACAATCTCTTTCAAGATACCGATACCGATGACGGTGGGGCCAATCGCCACATTGAGGGAATTATAGGTTTCTCTCAAACCCGCCAACACCCGCTCATCGAGCACATCCGTATCACCAGCCACCCAAGAATAGGTGGCATAGCGCAGATAATAATCCATATCGCGCAGACACGCCGCATAGCGACGAGTCGTGTAAGCACTCCCACCGGGGCGAATCAGCTCAGGCTGGTCGCTAAATAGCGTCGAGCCAGCTTCTTTGACTACCGCCGCCGCTTGACCATTAATCAGGGCTGCGGCTTGAACCCGAGCCGTCCCCGTCTCAAAATAGGACTTCAGACGGTCGATCGCCACACCATCGAGATAGCGGCCCGTAGAATCGTAGTTTTTAATCAGCGTTGTAATTGCGTCTTGCATGAAATGCCTCTTCGTTATAAATACTGACCGATGGACTATAGCGTACCCCACCCTCTGAACATGAACGTCAAGGGGAAGGTCACTGGGAGCCACTGGACTCGGCTTCCTCTAGTATTATTCCGTCCTAGCCGCACAATGTTTAGAAAACTCAACAATCTTTCATAAATCCTGGGCCCCATTTCCCGGATGCAGGGCCATATCCGGGAAATTTCTGAGATTTTTCGGAAAAAATGTATAAACCATTACAAATCATCGCCACAGCAATCTCTAGGATGAATCAGATATTCGTCAGGACCTAGCCCCACCCCTGCGTGCGTCTTCCACGTACCGTCCGGAAAAGCAACGACTGGCAAACTCGAACGATTTTCGCGATTATAGGGAGAAGTAACCCATGCCTGAAACGCCACAAGACGTCCTGAAAATGATTCAGGATGAGAACATCGAACTGATTGACCTGAAGTTTGTTGATCTATTCGGAATTTGGCAGC harbors:
- the sufD gene encoding Fe-S cluster assembly protein SufD, whose amino-acid sequence is MSLKTITKNNVTSLAELVNLRQPVLSDGEVLNPIRDRHQARLHELALPTTRDEAWRFTDLSALTQVNFTPAPSLSLEASQIELNQLPEAPESRVVFVNGRYSDRLSQQEALPEGLYAGNLANLPPDQKAKLGDYLAKQPGQEEVFTALNSASFQDVAVIWLRRGTVVDVPLQLLFVSVPEDSAMLTQPRCLVVAEANSHLTLVEEFVSTVEGCPDSQAMAYFNNAVTEMWLEDNAELTHVRLQRDHGSAFHIGKTAVTQARDSRYACHTLNLGSQLSRQNLDVYQTGPGTQTTLNGLTLIGKAQTSDIHSTVIYDHPHGTVNQLHKCIVGDKGHAIFDGRVVVRKKAQLTDAKQLNRNLLLSPKARVNTKPQLEIVADDVKCSHGATVSQLEADEVFYLQSRGLDKTTSQNLLVDAFAAEILQEIPVESLRTAIGQCVACRTISY
- the apcB gene encoding allophycocyanin subunit beta; the protein is MQDAITTLIKNYDSTGRYLDGVAIDRLKSYFETGTARVQAAALINGQAAAVVKEAGSTLFSDQPELIRPGGSAYTTRRYAACLRDMDYYLRYATYSWVAGDTDVLDERVLAGLRETYNSLNVAIGPTVIGIGILKEIVKAKVAEAGIETSFIDEPFDHMIRELGEKDI
- the sufB gene encoding Fe-S cluster assembly protein SufB, giving the protein MSASVKTLVNQPYKYGFTTDIETDSIARGLNEDVIRAISAKKNEPEFMLEFRLKAYRQWLKMEEPNWQHASYPPIDYQNIVYYSAPKVKDEKKKSLDEVDPTLLETFEKLGIPLSEQKRLANVAVDAIFDSVSVATTFKEKLAEAGVIFCSISEALQEHPELVRKYMGSVVPVADNYFAALNSAVFTDGSFVFVPKGVTCPMDLSTYFRINNGESGQFERTLIVAEEGASVTYLEGCTAPMFDTNQLHAAVVELVTLDDAEIKYSTVQNWFAGDENGKGGIYNFVTKRGLCKGKNSKISWTQVETGSAITWKYPSCVLVGDNSVGEFYSVALTNNLQQADTGTKMVHIGKNTKSTIISKGISSGKSKNSYRGLVKMGPKADGARNYSQCDSMLIGDNAEANTFPYIDVQNNLAKVEHEASTSKIGEDQLFYFAQRGISEEDAVSMIISGFCRDVFNELPMEFAAEADKLLSLKLEGAVG
- a CDS encoding SufS family cysteine desulfurase; translated protein: MTLATAQTLADRTRADFPILHQEVNGKPLVYLDNAATSQKPKAVIEALSHYYSQDNSNVHRGVHALSARATDNYEGTRDKIVRFINAQSRNEIVFTRNASEAINLVAYSWGMNHLKAGDEIILSVMEHHSNLIPWQMVAQRTGAVLKFVGLTETQEFDFEQYQSLLSEKTKLVAVVHVSNTLGCINPVKEIGELAHRQGAKVLIDACQSLPHMPIDVQDLDCDWLVGSGHKMCAPTGIGFLYGKLALLESMPPFLGGGEMIAEVELNSFTCAELPHKFEAGTPAIGEAIALGAAIDYLMDIGMEAIADYEHELCRYLYEKLATVPGLTLYGPNPQADGSGRAALASFTSADVHANDLSTLLDESGVAIRTGHHCTQPLHKLLQQTSTARASLYFYNTHAEIDTFVASLTDTINFFQSIMG
- the sufC gene encoding Fe-S cluster assembly ATPase SufC — protein: MIVENSDVILSVKNLNATVEGTPILKDLNLEIKAGEIHAIMGPNGSGKSTFSKILAGHPDYEVTSGEVIYKGQNLLDLEADERATAGVFLAFQYPIEIPGVSNLDFLRVAYNSHRKAKGLEEVDTFDFEDLVEEKLEIVKMRAEFLNRSVNEGFSGGEKKRNEILQMALLEPTLAILDETDSGLDIDALKTVAGGVNQLAKPDNCTLMITHYQRLLDYIVPDFVHIMYDGRILTTGDKDLALKLEDQGYDWAIAEFAAVGV